The following coding sequences are from one Gemmatimonadota bacterium window:
- a CDS encoding glycosyltransferase family 4 protein, giving the protein DRVRFLGEIEDERLPGVYAAADIFVMAARDERDRDEVEGFGIVFCEANAAALPVVAGASGGVPDAVRDGETGLLVPPQDAAALADAVRRLLLDAGLRRRLGQGGREWVERYYNWDRAAVEAWAIVEEVAGEGRVG; this is encoded by the coding sequence CGACCGGGTTCGCTTTCTGGGCGAAATCGAAGACGAGCGGCTGCCCGGCGTCTACGCCGCGGCGGACATCTTCGTGATGGCTGCGCGCGACGAGCGCGATCGGGATGAGGTCGAGGGCTTCGGCATCGTCTTCTGCGAGGCGAATGCTGCGGCGCTGCCGGTAGTGGCGGGTGCCTCCGGTGGCGTGCCGGACGCGGTGCGCGATGGCGAGACGGGGCTGCTCGTGCCGCCGCAGGATGCCGCGGCGCTGGCCGACGCCGTGCGCCGGCTGCTGCTCGACGCCGGGCTGCGCCGGCGGCTCGGGCAGGGCGGGCGCGAGTGGGTCGAGAGGTATTACAACTGGGACCGGGCGGCGGTGGAGGCCTGGGCGATTGTCGAGGAGGTTGCGGGAGAGGGGCGCGTGGGTTAA